A part of Carassius carassius chromosome 32, fCarCar2.1, whole genome shotgun sequence genomic DNA contains:
- the clec14a gene encoding C-type lectin domain family 14 member A has translation MELWTGLYLVSFINMARCLLESSYTVHLNKLSFDNAQNYCKPGSFLTNIPNEKEMDKILKTIWDTNSKTNTLFWIGLKLDKGVCVTQHLPLKGFYWTVDNSTQSDVKIWKAQLKITCSALRCGQLSVEYSESGAKSNGFVDASCRHEHPFICKRNVKLVCPRPVILDKHDMIEPLNDPYTRQIVCHSGARFNLTCSKDLVWTLVGDKNVDISQLCLECKRGYRRDASGNCVDVDECKESNTCQERCLNTEGSYKCQCSHNDDGICNGSANSNINRGKPVLTQPTSLPDDFRMNETVVHTDESIGDISNIIVPVIIALLIFIVLLVIVAAIVKGCLRRRSIKPSRRKAEAVALNGSSSMEKVNEKEET, from the coding sequence ATGGAGCTCTGGACAGGATTATATCTTGTGAGCTTCATCAACATGGCACGTTGTTTGCTCGAATCGTCCTAcactgttcatttgaacaaactCTCGTTTGACAATGCTCAGAATTACTGTAAACCTGGAAGTTTCTTGACCAACATTCCAAACGAGAAGGAAATGGACAAGATTCTGAAAACAATCTGGGATACGAATAGCAAAACCAACACATTATTTTGGATTGGACTGAAGTTAGATAAAGGGGTTTGTGTTACACAGCATTTACCTCTTAAAGGTTTCTACTGGACGGTGGACAACAGCACTCAATCCGATGTCAAAATCTGGAAAGCCCAACTTAAAATTACTTGCTCAGCTTTACGCTGTGGGCAGCTTTCAGTGGAATACAGTGAATCTGGTGCAAAAAGCAATGGGTTTGTGGATGCTTCCTGCAGACATGAACATCCTTTCATTTGCAAACGAAACGTAAAGCTGGTGTGTCCTCGACCAGTAATACTCGACAAACATGACATGATTGAGCCACTGAATGATCCGTACACACGTCAGATTGTTTGCCATTCTGGTGCCAGGTTCAATCTGACATGCTCCAAAGATCTAGTCTGGACTCTAGTCGGTGACAAAAATGTGGATATATCGCAACTCTGCCTGGAGTGCAAAAGAGGCTACAGGAGGGATGCGTCCGGAAACTGTGTGGATGTAGATGAATGTAAAGAATCCAATACATGCCAGGAACGATGCCTGAACACAGAAGGCTCCTACAAATGTCAGTGTTCGCACAATGATGATGGCATCTGTAATGGATCGGCAAATTCAAACATAAACAGGGGCAAACCTGTGCTAACTCAACCTACATCTCTGCCTGATGATTTCAGAATGAATGAGACAGTCGTGCATACTGACGAGAGCATTGGAGACATTTCAAATATCATAGTACCTGTGATTATAGCTCTGCTGATTTTCATAGTTCTGCTGGTGATCGTGGCGGCCATCGTGAAAGGCTGCCTGAGGAGGAGATCCATAAAACCGTCCCGGAGGAAGGCAGAGGCTGTGGCTCTAAATGGATCCAGCTCCATGGAGAAGGTGAATGAAAAAGAGGAAACCTAA
- the sstr1a gene encoding somatostatin receptor type 1 codes for MLPNDTFKNLEDGFYLLNFSSNETHNGDSHGSSAIFISFIYSVVCLVGLCGNSMVIYVIFRYAKMKTATNIYILNLAIADELLMLSVPFLVTSSLLHHWPFGSLLCRLVLSVDAINMFTSIYCLTVLSIDRYISVVHPIKASRYRRPTIAKMVNFGVWMFSILVILPIIIFSTTAPNSDGSVACNMQMPEPERQWMAVFVIYAFLMGFLFPVIAICMCYILIIVKMRVVALKAGWQQRKKSERKITLMVMMVVTVFVICWMPFHIVQLVSVFVQQHNSTLSQLAVILGYANSCANPILYGFLSDNFRRSFQRILCLRWWDNATEEPIDYYATALKSRGYSVDDFQPDNLESGSTYRNGTCTSRTTTL; via the coding sequence ATGCTGCCCAACGACACCTTCAAGAACCTGGAGGATGGTTTCTATCTGTTAAACTTCTCCAGCAACGAGACGCATAACGGGGATTCTCACGGCAGCAGCGCGATCTTCATCTCCTTCATCTACTCCGTAGTGTGTCTGGTGGGACTCTGTGGGAACTCGATGGTGATTTATGTGATCTTCAGGTATGCGAAGATGAAAACTGCGACAAACATATACATTTTGAACTTGGCGATCGCGGATGAGTTACTCATGTTGAGTGTCCCTTTCCTAGTCACCTCTTCTTTACTTCACCACTGGCCCTTTGGTTCTCTCCTGTGTCGATTGGTTTTAAGTGTTGATGCTATTAACATGTTCACCAGCATCTATTGTCTGACTGTGTTGAGTATCGATCGCTACATCTCCGTGGTGCATCCCATCAAAGCATCCCGGTACCGGAGACCCACCATCGCCAAAATGGTCAACTTTGGGGTCTGGATGTTCTCCATTCTTGTCATCCTACCCATCATCATCTTCTCCACCACTGCACCCAACTCTGACGGATCGGTGGCTTGCAACATGCAGATGCCTGAGCCCGAGCGTCAGTGGATGGCTGTATTTGTGATCTATGCCTTTCTGATGGGCTTTCTCTTCCCTGTCATTGCCATTTGCATGTGCTACATCCTCATTATAGTGAAGATGCGGGTGGTCGCCTTGAAAGCGGGCTGGCAGCAGCGCAAAAAGTCCGAAAGGAAGATCAcgctgatggtgatgatggtggtgaCGGTGTTTGTGATCTGCTGGATGCCTTTTCACATCGTGCAGCTGGTCAGCGTGTTCGTCCAGCAGCACAATTCCACTCTCAGTCAGCTGGCTGTGATTCTGGGATATGCCAACAGCTGTGCCAACCCTATCCTCTACGGATTCCTGTCGGACAACTTCAGACGCTCCTTCCAGAGGATTTTATGCCTCCGCTGGTGGGATAACGCCACGGAGGAGCCCATAGATTATTATGCCACGGCTCTGAAGAGTCGAGGATACAGTGTGGATGACTTTCAGCCGGACAATCTGGAGTCTGGCAGCACGTACAGAAATGGCACCTGCACATCTAGAACTACAACGCTGTAG